The Triticum urartu cultivar G1812 chromosome 6, Tu2.1, whole genome shotgun sequence genome includes the window TTTGCTTAAATCTTGACTCCGCCACTGCATATATGCATTGTTGGGTTATCAAGGTACATGCATGTAGAAACAACCAGCCTCTTGTTCGTCGTCTCGGTCGCCAGCGAGCTAGCCATCCTCTCCAACTTGTCCAGCTTGCCGTCCTGGTGGCATTTCCGGTCTCCAGATTATGCATACTGGATACATGGATTTCGCATCTTCATCTTGGGTCAGCCTGATTTACCCAATGGGTCAGCGAGGCCATAATTTTTTTTATGAAATCGGCGGACCCATGGCCTCACATAGCCACGAGGCCAGGTCTGGGTCGGCCCATTCCCATCTTGGCGCACGCCCACAGGATCACTTCAACATCATCCGTGCATGGTAAATTCCAGGACAACACCGTTAATTGTCTTGCGCTATACCACGAGTGAACTAGGACGAACTGATGTCTACTTTGAATGCTCGTGTAATCGCTACACATTACAAATTTTGAGCGAAAAACTAATTAGTTGTTCATATGTTGTAATGAGAACATAAATATTGTAGTGGTTCAATAACAAGCATGTCAAATATACCTTTAGAATCCTTGTACACATCAAACATCATTGTCGACCCTTTTTTATTGTTATAAATCACTCTTCTTTTTCTTGCTCCTCCCTCCTCCACCCCTATATTTGCCTCCCCAATCGAAGCTCGGCAGCACCATCAATGGCACATCCAGCTCACAATCCCCTAGCCAACCGGCACCCACACTTCGAATTTGAAAGACATAACAATGCAGTTTTGTTAGAACCTCTATGGTACTCATGCTTCCCAGGATCTCTACCATACCGCACATCTTTTGTAAGAACGACCAAAAACATCAAACAGATCATCCATACAGCCACAACAACTACTGTGAAAGTAAACCAAATTTCATTATGCTTTCTGGTAATCATTCCATCAGTGGCATTGCTAGGCCCTCCTCGAGGAAGCTACTTGCTTCTCCAATTTCAGAAAAACAATACAGTGAGCAAATGGCATGCTCTCTATTTCACATAATGTCATGCCGAAATGCAACAATATGATCTAATAACTCAATCAAGCAGGTAGCCATGCCCTGCGTCCATCATCGATTGACCACTCCCTCACATAGTTGTTTCACTTGGAGATACCACCAATTGTTGATGCACTGTTCCATTACCTTCTTTCCACCAAGAAATAAGCATATCCATATTAGCAACAGCCTAAATCAAAGTTATGGACTCTTAGCTAAATGTACCATCGACTTGTGATGGATCCAATGGTTGTATTGGAAAAGTTGAAATTAAAGAAACTTCTCTCTCTCTTATAAAGTGTTAGGATTAATTGTAATTAACATACACCATTGCCATTATCATCACCCCAAGCTGTTCAAGATGTGCTTCTGAAGAGCACGATAAAGTGAAATATTAGCATATGCAGTAAAGTATTATTTGCCGTATGCATTGCTGACATTGCTTCTAAAGAGCATAATAAAGCTCAGATACGAAACCAACATAAACCAGTTTATGACTGGAATGCATATATTGGCCATAAAATTTCAATACCTATTAACAATTTTGAGGTGAGGAAAGCAACCAGGTATTGAAATATAGCAATTGTCATTATTCTACTGGCAACCAGTGGAACTAAATTAGCAAGCAAGAAAATAAGCCAGAAAGCATTCCCTGCATAGAGAATACATCATAATAAGTCAGAGTAAATAACCCTGGTGTAATTCATGATACAAGCCAATTAAAAAGAGAAAACCCAATGTATATAATCACAAATAGAATATTCACAATAGCATAGGGGAGAACCTCTAATGGGGTTCATTAAGAAGAAAATGGCAGCACTAGCTACATATATTCAGGCACATCCAACTTACTTGGaattgatgaaaataagatatgtTAAGAACTCAGACGACTTTCGGTTTGCAATGAGGAAAACATCTTGTCCTACATATGCCAGGACAACGGAAGTAAGAACAAGAAGAACCAAGGAAATTGCTTCACACACGACAGTCTCCGGACGACCTACAAACGATGCTCCCTCCCCAACAGCGCTCTTGCGAGCATGCTCGCTGTTGGCATTGCGACGGCGTCGATGTGCAGGCGTCGTGTGTATAGCAGCGCCGAAGAACCAATGCAACAAGTAAAACATCTTAGTCTAGAGAGAGAAGCCGAGGAAGCACTAAGCTGCTGTGGCCTCAATGATGGGTTAGCTGTTGATCATCTAGCGTTTGAATTACAACAAGTTATCTACAATATTTGGTCTCAGACCCGCACGCCGCTGGCACAGCGAGTGGCAAAGATTGAAATCCCAAGAATTTCGGTGTTCTAAACAAGACTGAAATAAAAAGCATGCATCTGCCTGTAGACATTTACAGTTCGTTTCATCAGTAGTAGGGGTGCAAGCGGCAGCCCGCTTCGTCCCACGAAACTCATCCATTAGCTCAAAATTTGCTCAGCATTTGCCTAGAACCAACACTACATTGTACTACTATGTTATGGTCCGCTAGCCCGCGACGCTTGCATCCTTAATCCGTAGCGATTGAGCTAGCTAATGAAGGCCGTTTAGCTTGGAGTACCACATACAGTACTACGTAGTCAGTTTTGTGCCCCCTTTTGATCCCTAACCTGTGACGACGCGAAGGCTTTCTGGAGCTGCTGCCGAAGCAGTGCTCTGAACTGGCGGGCttgagccagggtctcatccagCTTCGCCTTCTTGGCCATGAGGTCGGCCTTCCTGGCTTCCGCAGCCCCGATCCCGGCGTCGTCCGAGCGCAACCCGCCGCTCTGCAGCTCCTGCAGGGCCGCCTGCAGTTGAGACACAGAGGCCTTGAGCCTCTGCACTTCCTGACGAGCTCCCGCCTCGAACTGCTGCGACATTGCCCGGAACTCCTCCATCTCCTTCCTCTTGGACTCGTAGAAGCGGTCCCACTCCTCCGCCTTCCGCTGCGCCTCCTCGATCTCGCCGTTGGTCGAGCTGATgtcgcgggcgacggcgaggcggcgcgcgTTGGCGGCGTCGATgccggcgcgggcggcgagggcgcgGGAGGCGAGGTCCGCGGCGCGGCGctcgaggaggaggcggcgccgctcgaggcggcgggcggcggcggccttggcggcgaggaggcgggtCTTGGCGGCCAGGATCTCCTTCTCGGCTTGGAGACGGGTCATGCAGTGGTTGCGCGCGTCCTCCATCTTCCGGACGCGCTCCTCGAAAGCGGACGACAGCTCCATCGCGCAGCCGGCGCGGCGGCCGCCGCCGGCGAGCCCGAGTTGGTGCGGGAGGTGAGATTCGCTACAGGGGAAGGGCCAAGCGGTTCAGGAAGAGGTCTCCATCACGAAGTCACTCACGCCGCGCCTTGGCCTCCAATACCAGCCGCTCATTCTACATCCAACGTTCAGGATTCACACGAGCACTTAATATTCAGTGTACAATCTGTAGCATATCACTGAAATTTTGAAAACACTGAAAATATGAACGAAATAACATTGAAATTCGTAAGCATTTGGCATTCATACAACTCAATAGTATTACACCGAAATTTTCAAGCACTTGACATTGACAGTGTAAATTGTAAAGCATATCATTCgaactcttcttcttctttcatGGCATATCATTGGAACTCTTCTTTTTTTTTCATGATATATCATTCGAATTCTGTGGCAACAAGCACTGCCAATGAGCAATCATCCAATTATGTTACGTAATAGGCCATTTCATTCAAACACTTAGTCCGCAAAATACTATAGTTAGCCCCTAAATACCGCAAAAACATATAGTTTTCTTAAAAAAAACTATAGTTAACGCCCGAAGTGCCATGTAACCAGGCTCCCCCGCTAGAGTTCCTCCCCAGCTCCACCCATGTCGCCGCCGGCTGTCCCAGCCCCTCTAGGGCCCCGCCCGCCGGTCACGCGCGCCAGGTCCCGCCCCCGCCCTTGCGCCGCCTCCCCAAGAGGTGGTCGGGATGGGGCGCGTCCCTCCCCTAGGCCCAAAGATGATGAAGTGTTATGTACTCGACGTTtgcatgacaccactagaggaataACAACACAACATATCATCAAAACATTAAATGGTATTCAACTTCACATGATTACTAGCAACAGGACTTCACACATGTCCTCGAGAACTAATGGATCTACTCAGAAGACATCATATGGATCATGATTAGTGGGTATAAATATTTGATAAACAATCTTCACATAAATATTTTTCATCAATAAATATCATATGCATCaatacaagatgtaatcaacacatgcaagtactCCTAGTAAAATGTCAATGGGAGGTCTAATACAATGATTGAACAAAAGGGATGAACTAGGGGAGATGAGAtagtgctggtgaagatgttgatgaagatgatgatccCAATGATGAACgaagtgttggtgatgatgatgactttgatttccccctcctgaAGAAAAGTTTCCTCGAGAGAATCACTCTGTCGGAGAGCAAAAGTTTTCTGCTTAGTTTCCCCCTCAGAGATGATGACATAAAGTCTTGAAGATTTTATGTGATTTTTCGAGGGTAAATGGGATTTTATGACCAAAGTGGAAACACCTTGCGGTCGTGGTGGAGACGCAGCCGGTGAAGAGCAGCTCGGCCTCCCCGTATAGGAAGTAGGCTTGTAGTAGCAAGACGAGTGTGGCAGGTGGCCTTGCAGCACGAGGCGGGCGGTGTTGGGGCAGATGGGGGTTGCTGGCGGCTGTGGTTCCTCTAGTACCTGAGGCGGCGAAGAAAGCCCACAAACACCAGCAAGAACTCCTCCGAAAGTCGGCGAGGGGCGGGGGATTTGTGTTGATGCTGCGGGTCTATTGTGCAGCCAGAAAAATGGGCGGTGGTGGctatgggggggggggggggggggggggggggaggtgcATGCTGCATAGGGAAGGGGCTATGTTCCACCGACGCGCAAGTCAGGTGGAGGACAAAGAGAGCGCCCGCATGCATTCGTGTGCTGTCCATTTCAACGCAAATGCAACCCAAATTTGGGCTAAAAATGGGTTGACGGCGAATGAAAAATGTACGCCCGTCCGTTTGCAGTCGCGTGTTGGGCTGCGATTTGTGTCCATTTCACCCCAAATGGACGCGGCCAGACCAAATGGGGTCACCCGTTGAAATTGGCCTAAGGATATTGCTTTGAGACCAGTTCTGCTACATGTCATCTGCAGGAGATGGTCTCACCGTTGGGGCTGTACGACCCGGTCGTACAGGAATTTTTATGCATGTGGCAATTGGAGGTGGGTCCATCGAACTCCTATGTGGTTGAAACTTTGAAAGGCGGGGTTAGTACAAATTCATGGATGCCTTTcaataaataaaatttattcagaaagaaaaaaaaagcatGTTTCAAACATAAATTAATATGGATAGGAAAGAATATACTTTAGACATAAATTCTACTCCTTTTaatccaaaataagtgtcacaCTTCTAAATTAAGGTTAAATATACGTCTAGTTCAAAACTGCTACACTTATTATGGATTGAAGGGAGTACTAGGTGAGTAAAATATTAAGTTCAAGCATAAAATTTATTCAAAGTGTATAGTTTGCATTAAAGTATGAGGGTCAGGGCA containing:
- the LOC125514565 gene encoding calponin homology domain-containing protein DDB_G0272472; this translates as MELSSAFEERVRKMEDARNHCMTRLQAEKEILAAKTRLLAAKAAAARRLERRRLLLERRAADLASRALAARAGIDAANARRLAVARDISSTNGEIEEAQRKAEEWDRFYESKRKEMEEFRAMSQQFEAGARQEVQRLKASVSQLQAALQELQSGGLRSDDAGIGAAEARKADLMAKKAKLDETLAQARQFRALLRQQLQKAFASSQVRDQKGAQN